From a single Alloactinosynnema sp. L-07 genomic region:
- a CDS encoding TetR/AcrR family transcriptional regulator codes for MPKPTDTRARIQAAARDLFARKGVQRTSLQEIADELGITKPALYYHFGSREDLVRSIVQPMLDAGEAFVAAQEARGDVDPRELLEGYFDFHYQHRAEIVWVLTEWTTLVELGLFDTVLAWRARLAVLLFGPESTLAEETRAVVALGGLQDCTIQFPDVPAAELRAASVAAACAALGVD; via the coding sequence GTGCCGAAACCGACAGACACCCGCGCCCGCATCCAGGCCGCCGCGCGCGACCTTTTCGCCCGCAAAGGCGTGCAGCGCACCAGCCTGCAGGAGATCGCGGACGAACTCGGTATCACCAAGCCCGCGCTCTACTACCACTTCGGTTCCCGCGAAGACCTGGTCCGCAGCATCGTGCAGCCAATGCTTGACGCAGGCGAGGCCTTCGTCGCCGCGCAGGAGGCCCGCGGCGATGTCGACCCGAGGGAGCTGCTGGAGGGGTACTTCGACTTTCACTACCAGCACCGCGCCGAGATCGTCTGGGTGCTCACCGAGTGGACCACCCTGGTCGAACTCGGCCTGTTCGACACCGTCCTGGCCTGGCGCGCGCGCCTCGCGGTGCTCCTGTTCGGCCCTGAGTCGACGCTGGCCGAGGAGACCAGGGCCGTCGTCGCGCTCGGCGGCCTCCAGGACTGCACGATCCAGTTCCCGGACGTCCCCGCCGCCGAGCTGCGCGCGGCCTCGGTCGCCGCGGCCTGCGCCGCGCTAGGAGTCGACTGA
- the sufB gene encoding Fe-S cluster assembly protein SufB: MTAAAEQRTTTQLTQEETIDTLGRYEYGWADADVAGATAQRGLSEAVVRDISAKKSEPEWMLESRLKGLSLFDRKPMPSWGADLSGIDFDNIKYFVRSTEKQAQSWEDLPEDIKNTYDRLGIPEAEKARLVAGVAAQYESEVVYHAINEELEKQGVIFLDTDTALKEHPELFAEYYGSVIPHGDNKFSALNGAVWSGGSFIYVPKGVHVEIPLQAYFRINTENMGQFERTLIIVDEGAYVHYVEGCTAPIYSSDSLHSAVVEIIVKKGGRCRYTTIQNWSNNVYNLVTKRAKAEEGATMEWIDGNIGSKVTMKYPAVYLMGEHAHGEVLSIAFAGEGQHQDAGAKMVHLAPHTSSKIESKSVARGGGRTSYRGLVQVNKRAHHSKSTVKCDALLVDTISRSDTYPYVDIREDDVQMGHEATVSKVSDDQLFYLMSRGLSEDEAMAMIVRGFVEPIARELPMEYALELNRLIELQMEGAVG; encoded by the coding sequence ATGACTGCCGCTGCCGAGCAGCGCACCACCACGCAGCTCACCCAGGAAGAGACGATCGACACCCTGGGTCGCTACGAATACGGCTGGGCCGACGCCGACGTCGCGGGTGCCACCGCGCAGCGAGGGCTGTCCGAGGCCGTCGTCAGGGACATCTCGGCCAAGAAGAGCGAACCCGAGTGGATGCTCGAGTCGCGGCTCAAGGGCCTGTCGCTCTTCGACCGCAAGCCCATGCCGAGTTGGGGCGCCGACCTGTCGGGGATCGACTTCGACAACATCAAGTACTTCGTGCGGTCCACGGAGAAGCAGGCCCAGTCCTGGGAGGACCTGCCCGAGGACATCAAGAACACCTACGACAGGCTGGGCATCCCGGAGGCCGAGAAGGCCCGCCTGGTCGCCGGTGTCGCCGCCCAGTACGAGTCCGAGGTCGTCTACCACGCGATCAACGAGGAACTCGAGAAGCAGGGTGTCATCTTCCTCGACACCGACACCGCGCTCAAGGAGCACCCGGAGCTGTTCGCCGAGTACTACGGCTCGGTGATCCCGCACGGCGACAACAAGTTCTCCGCGCTCAACGGCGCGGTGTGGTCGGGCGGCTCGTTCATCTACGTGCCCAAGGGCGTGCACGTCGAGATCCCGCTGCAGGCCTACTTCCGGATCAACACCGAGAACATGGGCCAGTTCGAGCGCACACTGATCATCGTCGACGAAGGCGCCTACGTGCACTACGTCGAGGGCTGCACCGCGCCGATCTACTCGTCGGACTCGCTGCACTCCGCGGTCGTGGAGATCATCGTCAAGAAGGGCGGCCGCTGCCGCTACACGACCATCCAGAACTGGTCGAACAACGTCTACAACCTGGTCACCAAGCGCGCCAAGGCCGAAGAGGGCGCGACCATGGAGTGGATCGACGGCAACATCGGCTCCAAGGTCACCATGAAGTACCCGGCGGTGTACCTGATGGGCGAGCACGCGCACGGTGAGGTCCTCTCGATCGCCTTCGCGGGCGAGGGCCAGCACCAGGACGCGGGCGCCAAGATGGTCCACCTCGCGCCGCACACCTCCTCGAAGATCGAGTCGAAGTCGGTGGCGCGCGGCGGCGGCCGCACCTCCTACCGGGGCCTGGTCCAGGTCAACAAGCGGGCGCACCACTCGAAGTCCACGGTCAAGTGCGACGCGCTGCTGGTCGACACGATCAGCCGCTCCGACACCTACCCGTACGTCGACATCCGCGAGGACGACGTGCAGATGGGCCACGAGGCCACGGTGTCGAAGGTCAGCGACGACCAGCTGTTCTACCTGATGTCGCGCGGCCTGTCCGAGGACGAGGCCATGGCCATGATCGTGCGCGGGTTCGTCGAGCCCATCGCGCGGGAGCTGCCGATGGAGTACGCGCTCGAACTGAACCGCCTGATCGAACTGCAGATGGAAGGGGCCGTCGGCTAA
- a CDS encoding heme A synthase, whose translation MPSLKDRIERLPGSSARTQRAVAIAVVVTQALIAVTGSVVRVTGSGLGCTTWPQCHPGSMVPVEHPEFAALNQWIEFGNRMLTGVVGFIAFAAFVLAYLDRPRRARYVRLALIMPVGVVVQAVIGGATVVLDLLWWTVAVHFMVSTAMVWLAVLLVYAVDEGDGPAIRRGPSGLRGVLIGMVAVLTGLLIAGTMVTGAGPHAGDSETPRLDLPVETLAHVHSSFLFVFLGMLLAAGFLVYGDRTLRTRFVILLATVIAQGSLGFIQFWTGVPEMLVSLHVLGAMCVIIAAAALWCGTRDYPRPSGETAPAATITAQSPTATSATEPTPNRPAATVSAAAPSGPDA comes from the coding sequence GTGCCATCCTTGAAGGACCGGATCGAACGTCTCCCCGGGTCGAGCGCGCGCACGCAGCGGGCGGTCGCGATCGCCGTGGTGGTGACACAGGCGCTCATCGCGGTGACCGGGTCAGTCGTGCGGGTGACGGGCTCCGGCCTCGGCTGCACCACGTGGCCGCAGTGCCACCCGGGCAGCATGGTGCCCGTCGAGCATCCCGAGTTCGCCGCGCTGAACCAGTGGATCGAGTTCGGCAACCGGATGCTGACCGGCGTCGTCGGCTTCATCGCGTTCGCCGCGTTCGTGTTGGCCTACCTCGACCGGCCGCGGCGGGCCCGGTACGTCCGGCTCGCGCTGATCATGCCGGTCGGGGTCGTCGTGCAGGCGGTCATCGGCGGGGCGACCGTGGTGCTCGACCTGCTGTGGTGGACCGTGGCGGTGCACTTCATGGTCTCGACGGCCATGGTCTGGCTCGCCGTCCTCCTTGTCTACGCGGTCGACGAAGGTGACGGTCCGGCCATCCGACGCGGGCCCTCGGGGCTGCGGGGCGTGCTCATCGGCATGGTCGCGGTCCTGACCGGGTTGCTGATCGCGGGCACCATGGTCACCGGCGCCGGCCCGCACGCGGGCGATTCCGAGACTCCCCGCCTGGACCTCCCGGTCGAGACCCTCGCGCACGTGCACTCGTCGTTCCTGTTCGTCTTCCTCGGCATGCTGTTGGCCGCGGGCTTCCTGGTCTACGGCGACCGGACGCTGCGCACCCGCTTCGTCATCCTGCTGGCGACGGTCATCGCGCAGGGGTCGCTCGGGTTCATCCAGTTCTGGACCGGGGTCCCGGAGATGCTGGTGTCCCTGCACGTCCTCGGCGCGATGTGCGTGATCATCGCCGCGGCCGCGCTCTGGTGCGGGACCCGGGACTACCCGCGGCCCAGCGGCGAGACCGCGCCCGCCGCCACGATCACCGCGCAGAGCCCCACCGCGACCAGCGCCACCGAGCCCACGCCGAACCGCCCCGCCGCCACCGTGAGCGCCGCGGCACCCAGCGGCCCCGACGCGTAG
- the mptB gene encoding polyprenol phosphomannose-dependent alpha 1,6 mannosyltransferase MptB yields the protein MPDDEAGALNAVERRQLDVIRRFGTVGALLLAIGSLGAGAAPVFNPVFRIPVLGLFSRMTTVSMAFAFTGVFMIVLAWLGLGRLSRPGRVRVMSVSQMARTLAMWIAPLVFTVPSFSRDVYSYLAQSEIVARGMDPYTLGPAQALGVDHPLTQGVPTVWRETPSPYGPLFLTLGKAINWLTGDHVVMGVAMHRLLALIGLAMIVWALPRLARRFAVSPVSALWLGAANPLVLFHLVVGVHNESLAIGLMLVGFELALTRMAKVTPDGPFPPWQPGELRWYAIGAAVITLGAAVKIPAALALGFLGVMIARRMGGKWKHLFLVAGGLGVVFLSVLTAASYGSGLGYGWVSTLNTASTIKSWMAPMTALGFGAGGLGILMGLGNHIDAAISVARVFGTILGPVIAAKLLYDSFRWKLRPLTGLGVALGAILIFGAAVHAWYLLWAAVPLAAAAGNTRFRTAAMAISVLMAVVLAPTGSTFDGRVFVLPYTYVAAVLATLVALAVVWRHIPRTPGDGVTSGTP from the coding sequence GTGCCTGATGACGAAGCGGGCGCGCTGAACGCCGTCGAGCGCAGACAGCTCGACGTCATTCGGCGATTCGGCACGGTCGGAGCGCTCCTGCTCGCCATCGGCTCGCTGGGCGCCGGTGCCGCGCCGGTGTTCAACCCGGTGTTCCGCATCCCGGTGCTGGGCCTGTTCAGCCGGATGACCACGGTGTCGATGGCGTTCGCGTTCACCGGTGTGTTCATGATCGTGCTGGCCTGGCTGGGGCTGGGCAGGCTGTCGCGGCCCGGCCGGGTACGGGTCATGTCGGTGTCTCAGATGGCCCGCACGCTGGCGATGTGGATTGCGCCGCTGGTCTTCACCGTGCCCAGCTTCAGCCGCGATGTCTACAGCTACCTGGCCCAGAGCGAGATCGTCGCGCGCGGTATGGACCCGTACACGCTGGGTCCCGCGCAGGCACTCGGTGTCGACCACCCGCTCACGCAGGGTGTGCCGACGGTGTGGCGGGAGACCCCGTCGCCGTACGGGCCGCTGTTCCTCACCCTGGGCAAGGCGATCAACTGGCTGACCGGCGACCACGTGGTCATGGGCGTGGCCATGCACCGGCTGCTCGCGCTGATCGGCCTGGCGATGATCGTGTGGGCGCTGCCCCGGCTGGCGCGGCGGTTCGCGGTGAGCCCGGTCAGCGCGCTGTGGCTGGGCGCGGCGAACCCGCTGGTGCTGTTCCACCTGGTCGTGGGCGTGCACAACGAGTCACTGGCGATCGGGCTGATGCTGGTCGGGTTCGAGCTGGCGCTGACCAGGATGGCCAAGGTCACCCCGGACGGGCCGTTCCCGCCGTGGCAGCCCGGTGAGCTGCGCTGGTACGCCATCGGCGCCGCGGTGATCACCTTGGGCGCCGCGGTGAAGATCCCGGCCGCGCTGGCGCTGGGCTTCCTCGGGGTGATGATCGCCCGGCGGATGGGTGGGAAGTGGAAACACCTGTTCCTGGTCGCGGGCGGACTCGGTGTGGTGTTCCTGTCCGTGCTGACGGCGGCGTCCTACGGCAGCGGGCTTGGCTACGGCTGGGTCAGCACGCTGAACACGGCGTCGACGATCAAGAGCTGGATGGCCCCGATGACCGCGCTCGGCTTCGGCGCGGGCGGCCTGGGCATCCTGATGGGCCTTGGCAACCACATCGACGCGGCGATCAGCGTGGCGCGCGTATTCGGCACGATCCTCGGCCCGGTGATCGCGGCCAAGCTGCTTTACGACAGCTTCCGCTGGAAGCTGCGCCCGCTGACCGGCCTGGGCGTCGCCCTCGGCGCGATCCTGATCTTCGGCGCGGCCGTGCACGCCTGGTACTTGCTGTGGGCCGCGGTTCCGCTGGCCGCCGCGGCCGGGAACACCCGCTTCCGCACCGCGGCGATGGCCATCAGCGTGCTGATGGCGGTGGTGCTCGCGCCGACTGGCTCGACCTTCGACGGCCGGGTGTTCGTCCTGCCGTACACCTATGTCGCGGCGGTCCTGGCGACGCTGGTGGCGCTGGCCGTGGTGTGGCGGCACATTCCGCGCACGCCCGGCGATGGCGTGACCAGCGGCACGCCTTAG
- a CDS encoding metalloregulator ArsR/SmtB family transcription factor has translation MKKTAPAPRTPEETLSLPVGGSHDGRTRLSVARLLLEQGPIAAVAVADALGLSPAAVRRHLDALVADGEAVTRDAPRLGHRGRGRPAKLFLLTESGRARFGHAYDDLAISALRFLAETGGDQAVRAFAERRMLTLVDRHRAAVTAPATPAARAEALAGALTREGYAASTRSVGAGEQLCQHHCPVAHVAAEFPQLCEVETAAFAALLGTHVQRLATIANGDAACTTHVPLAGPGITAHPVPHGGKSL, from the coding sequence GTGAAAAAGACCGCCCCCGCTCCGCGCACCCCGGAGGAGACCCTGAGTCTCCCCGTGGGCGGGTCGCACGACGGGCGCACGCGCCTCAGTGTGGCCCGGCTGCTGCTGGAGCAGGGGCCGATCGCGGCGGTCGCCGTCGCCGACGCGCTGGGTCTGAGCCCGGCCGCCGTGCGCAGGCACCTCGACGCGCTGGTCGCCGACGGCGAGGCCGTCACCCGCGACGCCCCGCGCCTCGGGCACCGGGGCCGAGGCCGCCCGGCAAAGCTCTTCCTGTTGACCGAGTCGGGCCGCGCCCGGTTCGGCCACGCCTACGACGACCTCGCGATCTCGGCGCTGCGCTTCCTCGCCGAGACCGGGGGAGACCAGGCCGTCCGCGCGTTCGCCGAGCGCCGGATGCTCACCCTGGTCGACCGCCACCGCGCCGCGGTGACGGCCCCGGCCACCCCGGCCGCCCGCGCCGAGGCCCTGGCGGGCGCGCTGACCCGCGAGGGTTACGCTGCGTCGACCCGCAGTGTGGGCGCGGGGGAGCAGCTGTGTCAGCACCACTGCCCCGTCGCGCACGTCGCGGCGGAGTTCCCCCAGCTGTGCGAGGTCGAGACGGCGGCGTTCGCCGCCCTGCTCGGCACCCACGTGCAGCGACTGGCGACTATCGCGAACGGTGACGCCGCATGCACGACGCATGTGCCGCTCGCGGGGCCAGGCATTACCGCACACCCCGTTCCGCATGGAGGGAAGTCCCTATGA
- a CDS encoding DoxX family protein produces the protein MNIIVWIVQGVLAAVHLGAGLAKLTQTREALVANPNMAWATDFTEPVIKMIGVLEVLAAIGLIVPWWTGIAPVLTPIAALGLVALMIGAVITHTRRHETKIVPVPLFLALLAAFVAWQRFGDL, from the coding sequence ATGAACATCATCGTGTGGATCGTGCAGGGCGTCTTGGCCGCGGTGCATCTGGGCGCCGGGCTCGCGAAGCTCACCCAGACCCGCGAGGCACTGGTCGCCAATCCGAACATGGCGTGGGCGACGGACTTCACCGAGCCGGTCATCAAGATGATCGGGGTCTTGGAGGTCCTGGCGGCGATCGGCCTGATCGTGCCGTGGTGGACCGGCATCGCCCCGGTCCTCACGCCGATCGCCGCACTCGGCTTGGTCGCCCTGATGATCGGCGCGGTGATCACCCACACGCGCCGCCACGAGACGAAGATCGTCCCGGTGCCCCTGTTCCTGGCCCTGTTGGCCGCCTTCGTGGCCTGGCAACGGTTCGGCGATCTCTAG
- a CDS encoding quinone oxidoreductase encodes MAKAVEVAETGGPEVLTYTDRDIPTPGPGEILVRVAAAGVNYIDIYQRSGLYPLPRPFVLGLEGAGTVEAVGEDSGFTVGERVAWADALGSYAEYVVVRATVAVRIPDGVSEETAAAAMLQGLTAHYLVTSTYPVRSVDTILVHAAAGGVGLLLVQLAKARGAKVIGTVSTSDKERLAMAAGADEVIRYTEEDFVARTRELTDGEGVAAVYDGVGRTTFDGSLSVLHPRGVLALFGAASGPVDPVDPQRLNAAGSVFLTRPKLSDHTATEEELRWRANDLFGAITAGTLSIGIGGRYPLADARRAHEDLQARRTTAKLLLIP; translated from the coding sequence ATGGCGAAGGCAGTGGAGGTCGCCGAGACCGGCGGCCCGGAAGTGTTGACCTACACCGATCGGGACATCCCGACGCCCGGACCGGGCGAGATCCTGGTCCGCGTGGCCGCGGCGGGGGTCAACTACATCGACATCTACCAGCGCAGCGGGCTCTATCCGCTCCCCCGGCCGTTCGTGCTGGGCCTGGAGGGCGCCGGGACCGTGGAGGCGGTCGGCGAGGACTCAGGGTTCACCGTCGGCGAGCGGGTGGCCTGGGCCGACGCGCTGGGCAGCTACGCCGAATACGTCGTCGTGCGAGCGACGGTGGCCGTGCGGATCCCCGACGGGGTCAGCGAGGAGACCGCCGCCGCGGCGATGCTGCAGGGCCTCACCGCGCACTACCTGGTGACCTCGACATACCCGGTGCGCTCGGTCGACACGATCCTGGTGCACGCCGCGGCAGGCGGGGTCGGCCTGCTGCTGGTGCAACTGGCCAAGGCGCGCGGCGCGAAGGTCATCGGCACGGTGTCCACTTCGGACAAGGAGCGGCTCGCCATGGCAGCGGGCGCCGACGAGGTGATCCGCTACACCGAGGAGGACTTCGTCGCGCGCACCCGCGAGCTGACCGACGGCGAGGGCGTCGCGGCCGTCTACGACGGCGTCGGCCGCACCACCTTCGACGGCAGCCTCTCGGTGCTGCACCCGCGCGGCGTGCTCGCCCTGTTCGGCGCGGCCAGCGGCCCGGTGGACCCGGTCGACCCGCAGCGGCTCAACGCCGCCGGGTCGGTGTTCCTCACCCGCCCCAAACTCAGCGACCACACCGCGACCGAGGAGGAACTCCGCTGGCGCGCGAACGACCTCTTCGGCGCGATCACCGCTGGCACCCTGTCCATCGGCATCGGCGGCCGCTACCCACTGGCCGACGCGCGTCGGGCCCATGAGGATCTCCAGGCTCGCCGCACCACCGCGAAGCTGCTGCTGATCCCGTGA
- a CDS encoding FKBP-type peptidyl-prolyl cis-trans isomerase codes for MRNVGKIMIAAAVAVGLSACAPTEQASTQSAGGPSSPAAASKPASKPAPATTSAAAPATTTAAATGSACTANDVKVVGEPNAKATITVPGGCSVPKDLITKDLAPGTGPEAKAGVTLVVHYTLVTWSDNEPRESSYDGGRPYPLQNLGKSGVIAGWNQGLIGMKQGGRRLLIVPPGLAYGDKGSGPIKPGETLVFVVDAVQVTSA; via the coding sequence ATGCGTAACGTCGGCAAGATCATGATCGCGGCTGCGGTGGCGGTGGGCCTGTCGGCCTGTGCCCCCACGGAGCAGGCCTCCACCCAGTCCGCCGGTGGCCCGAGCAGCCCGGCCGCCGCCTCGAAGCCCGCCTCGAAGCCTGCCCCGGCCACGACCAGCGCGGCCGCCCCGGCCACCACGACCGCCGCCGCCACGGGCTCCGCGTGCACCGCGAACGACGTCAAGGTCGTCGGTGAGCCCAACGCCAAGGCCACGATCACCGTGCCGGGCGGCTGCTCGGTACCCAAGGATCTGATCACCAAGGACTTGGCGCCCGGCACCGGCCCGGAGGCCAAGGCGGGCGTCACCCTGGTCGTCCACTACACGCTGGTCACCTGGTCGGACAACGAGCCGCGGGAGTCGTCCTACGACGGCGGCCGCCCGTACCCGCTGCAGAACCTCGGCAAGTCCGGCGTGATCGCCGGGTGGAACCAGGGTCTGATCGGGATGAAGCAGGGCGGGCGCCGCTTGCTTATCGTCCCGCCTGGGCTGGCCTACGGAGACAAGGGCAGCGGCCCCATCAAGCCGGGTGAGACCCTGGTATTCGTCGTCGACGCCGTGCAGGTCACTTCCGCTTAG
- a CDS encoding ABC transporter ATP-binding protein has protein sequence MASVSYQGATRVYPGNDLPALDRLDLEIRNGEFMVLVGPSGSGKTTALRMLAGLESVDRGAIHIGRSNVTHATPRERDIAMVFQNYALYPHMTVAENLGFQLKIAKKPVTYIDQKVAEVARMLDLEPYLDRKPPKLSGGQRQRVAMGRAIVREPRVFLMDEPLSNLDAKLRVQTRTQIASLQRRLGTTTVYVTHDQVEAMTMGDRVAVLNNGKLQQVDTPRRVFDRPANVFVAGFTGSPPMNLVEVPVISSSLIRFGPYDLPTTPRQRAALKSKAITVGLRPSGLRVVGAGSGINATVEAVEELGEDNYLYLTASTPYGEIALVARCDRRNVPGRGMQVGLGIDPSQVHLFDTLTGVRLPD, from the coding sequence ATGGCTTCCGTCTCGTATCAGGGCGCCACGCGCGTCTACCCCGGCAACGATCTGCCCGCGTTGGACCGGCTTGACCTGGAGATCCGCAACGGCGAGTTCATGGTCCTCGTCGGCCCGTCCGGGTCGGGGAAGACAACGGCGTTGCGGATGCTCGCGGGTCTGGAGTCGGTGGACAGAGGCGCGATCCACATCGGTAGATCGAACGTCACCCACGCCACGCCCCGCGAGCGCGACATCGCGATGGTGTTCCAGAACTACGCGCTGTATCCACACATGACGGTCGCGGAGAACCTTGGCTTCCAGCTCAAGATCGCCAAGAAGCCGGTCACCTACATCGACCAGAAAGTGGCCGAGGTGGCCAGGATGCTCGACCTGGAGCCCTACCTCGACCGCAAGCCGCCCAAGCTTTCCGGCGGCCAGCGGCAGCGGGTGGCGATGGGGCGGGCCATCGTGCGCGAGCCGCGGGTGTTCCTGATGGACGAGCCGCTGTCGAACCTGGACGCCAAACTGCGGGTGCAGACCCGCACCCAGATCGCCTCGCTGCAGCGCAGGCTCGGCACCACCACGGTCTACGTCACCCACGACCAGGTCGAGGCCATGACCATGGGCGACCGGGTCGCAGTGCTCAACAACGGCAAGCTCCAGCAGGTCGACACGCCCCGGCGGGTGTTCGACCGGCCCGCGAACGTCTTCGTCGCCGGATTCACCGGGTCACCGCCGATGAACCTGGTCGAGGTTCCCGTCATCAGCAGTTCGCTGATCCGGTTCGGCCCCTACGACCTGCCGACCACCCCGCGCCAGCGGGCCGCCCTCAAGAGCAAGGCGATCACCGTCGGACTGCGGCCCAGCGGCCTGCGCGTCGTCGGCGCGGGCTCGGGCATCAACGCCACGGTGGAGGCCGTCGAGGAACTCGGTGAGGACAACTACCTCTACCTGACCGCCTCGACCCCATACGGCGAGATCGCTCTGGTGGCGCGCTGCGACCGGCGGAACGTGCCGGGTCGGGGCATGCAGGTCGGGCTGGGGATCGACCCCAGCCAGGTACACCTGTTCGACACCCTGACCGGAGTCCGGCTACCGGATTAG
- a CDS encoding ABC transporter permease, which translates to MLTAHARTEAMLTLRNGEQILLTLLIPLVLLIGLTLVKIIDLPEPRVDTLTPRIFALAVMSSAFTGQAIALGFDRRYGVLKRLAATALPRWLLIAGRVVAGLVVVTIQLVALAVTALLLGWSPSASGVAWAVLLVILGTLAFGALGVLLGGALKAEVVLALANIVWFVLLLAGGIIVAADSLPDGMATIVRLLPSAALTDGLTSALVDGGTPDWSVFATLAIWGAGAGIIAGRTTRLV; encoded by the coding sequence ATGCTCACCGCGCACGCCCGCACCGAGGCGATGCTGACCCTGCGCAACGGCGAGCAGATCCTGCTCACCCTGCTCATCCCGCTGGTCCTGCTGATCGGCCTGACCCTGGTGAAGATCATCGACCTGCCGGAGCCGCGGGTCGACACGCTCACGCCGCGAATCTTCGCCTTGGCGGTCATGTCGTCGGCCTTCACCGGCCAGGCCATCGCGCTGGGCTTCGACCGCCGCTACGGCGTCCTCAAGCGCCTGGCCGCCACCGCACTCCCCCGCTGGCTACTGATAGCCGGACGCGTCGTGGCGGGGCTTGTGGTGGTGACGATCCAGTTGGTCGCGCTCGCCGTGACGGCCCTGCTGCTGGGCTGGTCCCCCTCGGCGTCGGGGGTCGCGTGGGCGGTGCTGCTGGTGATCTTGGGCACCCTGGCCTTCGGCGCGCTGGGAGTGCTGCTTGGTGGGGCGCTGAAGGCGGAAGTCGTGTTGGCGCTGGCCAACATCGTGTGGTTCGTCCTGCTGCTGGCGGGCGGCATCATCGTCGCGGCCGACTCGCTGCCGGACGGCATGGCGACCATCGTCCGCCTGCTTCCCTCAGCCGCACTAACCGACGGCCTGACCAGCGCCCTGGTGGACGGCGGGACACCGGACTGGTCCGTGTTCGCCACCCTGGCGATCTGGGGCGCGGGCGCGGGGATCATTGCAGGCCGTACCACCAGGCTGGTCTAA
- a CDS encoding ABC transporter ATP-binding protein — MSVPAVEVSDLAKSYGSTKAVDGLGFTLAAGSVLALLGPNGAGKTTTIEICEGFLRRDGGHVRVLGLDPGTDGERLRPRVGVMPQGGGAYPGIRADEMLSLVAACAATPLDPAWLLDTLGLTGSAKTPYKRLSGGQQQRLSLACALVGRPELVFLDEPTAGMDPQARRLVWDLIGALRADGVSVLLTTHLMDEAEALADQVVIIDHGRVVAKGSPRELTTRSADEQQLRFRAKSGMNTALLIQALPADCVVAEPTPGGYVITGTVDPQVVSTVTAWCAQQGVLAEELQVGRRSLEDVFLELTGRELRS, encoded by the coding sequence GTGAGCGTGCCCGCCGTCGAGGTGTCCGACCTGGCCAAGAGCTATGGGTCGACCAAGGCCGTCGACGGTCTCGGCTTCACCCTGGCCGCGGGCTCGGTGCTGGCGCTGCTCGGCCCCAACGGCGCGGGCAAGACCACGACCATCGAGATCTGCGAGGGTTTCCTGCGCCGCGACGGCGGCCACGTCCGCGTGCTGGGCCTCGACCCTGGCACCGACGGCGAGCGCCTGCGCCCCCGCGTCGGCGTCATGCCCCAGGGCGGCGGCGCCTACCCCGGCATCCGGGCCGACGAGATGCTCTCGCTGGTCGCGGCCTGCGCGGCGACGCCCCTCGACCCGGCCTGGCTGCTCGACACCCTCGGACTCACCGGTTCGGCGAAGACCCCGTACAAGCGGCTCTCCGGCGGCCAGCAGCAGCGGCTGTCGCTGGCGTGCGCGCTGGTCGGCAGGCCGGAACTGGTCTTCCTCGACGAGCCGACGGCCGGAATGGACCCCCAGGCCCGCCGCCTGGTGTGGGACCTGATCGGCGCGCTGCGCGCCGACGGCGTGAGCGTTCTGCTGACCACACACCTGATGGACGAGGCCGAGGCGCTGGCCGACCAGGTCGTGATCATCGACCACGGCCGCGTCGTCGCCAAGGGCAGCCCACGCGAGCTGACCACCCGCAGCGCCGACGAACAGCAGCTGCGGTTCCGGGCGAAGTCCGGGATGAACACGGCCCTGCTGATCCAAGCCCTGCCCGCCGACTGCGTGGTCGCCGAACCGACCCCGGGCGGCTATGTGATCACGGGCACGGTCGACCCGCAGGTCGTGTCCACGGTGACCGCGTGGTGCGCGCAGCAGGGCGTGCTGGCCGAGGAACTGCAGGTGGGCAGGCGCAGCCTGGAGGACGTGTTCTTGGAGCTGACCGGACGGGAACTGCGCTCGTGA